A single genomic interval of Stieleria maiorica harbors:
- a CDS encoding OadG family protein — MLATKTLSVMGNLLAFDETALRGISIAVAGMLIVMLALILISLFIAASPRILAAVAKVYPEPVERHRKRTESKDRDGGEEAVLAAIGFVLHTEFQKQCASEDGPSARDG; from the coding sequence ATGCTTGCGACCAAAACCCTGTCGGTAATGGGGAACCTCTTGGCGTTTGACGAGACAGCCCTGCGCGGCATCTCGATCGCCGTGGCGGGGATGTTGATTGTGATGCTGGCGTTGATCTTGATCAGTCTGTTCATCGCGGCGTCGCCACGGATTCTTGCTGCGGTTGCCAAAGTCTATCCGGAACCGGTCGAGCGGCATCGAAAGCGGACCGAGTCAAAAGACCGGGATGGTGGTGAGGAAGCCGTTCTGGCGGCGATCGGGTTTGTGTTGCACACCGAGTTTCAGAAGCAATGTGCGAGCGAAGACGGTCCATCAGCCAGAGATGGTTAA
- the pdeM gene encoding ligase-associated DNA damage response endonuclease PdeM, with product MPDTLAIELAGHSFRLFAQRCMYWPAEDMLLVADTHLGKEATFRHHGIPVPVGSTQGTLSIIASVVRRTGANRLCVLGDLFHARSSLSAEVREHVDAFFDDFAHLECSLIPGNHDAQVGRLPAAWSIEVRQPGFRIGTVALGHHPMDPAEGAELYLCGHLHPAIRFRSGRESAGVFPCFWHSAGCLVLPAIGEFTGTHVIRPRHNDGIWFIAGNEVHAY from the coding sequence ATGCCCGACACCCTTGCCATCGAACTCGCCGGACACTCGTTTCGGTTATTCGCCCAACGCTGCATGTATTGGCCTGCCGAAGACATGCTGTTGGTCGCCGACACGCACCTGGGAAAAGAAGCAACGTTTCGTCATCACGGAATCCCAGTTCCGGTCGGCAGCACGCAGGGCACACTGTCGATCATCGCGAGTGTTGTGCGTCGAACCGGTGCAAACCGGCTATGCGTTCTGGGAGATCTCTTTCATGCACGGTCGTCATTATCAGCCGAGGTGCGCGAACACGTCGACGCGTTTTTTGACGATTTCGCACACTTGGAATGCTCGCTGATTCCAGGAAACCATGATGCCCAGGTCGGTCGACTTCCAGCTGCATGGTCGATCGAGGTTCGCCAGCCGGGTTTTCGAATCGGTACGGTCGCGCTGGGACATCATCCCATGGATCCTGCTGAGGGTGCGGAGCTGTACCTGTGCGGTCATCTGCATCCGGCGATCCGTTTTCGCAGCGGTCGCGAGTCCGCAGGGGTGTTCCCCTGTTTCTGGCACTCGGCCGGATGTCTGGTGTTACCGGCGATCGGAGAGTTTACCGGAACGCATGTGATTCGCCCGCGCCATAACGACGGGATCTGGTTCATTGCGGGCAATGAAGTGCATGCGTATTAA